From Pseudanabaena sp. BC1403, the proteins below share one genomic window:
- a CDS encoding iron uptake porin — protein MSKALNSSLSCLAMFVALSNLYDAPAKAVPKVSDNLSKDSSANLSTANSSINLSPKTSSSISNLIDRQENAVNLQPNLSTASPVSNFAVDKLPENTEVAAVTSVSQLSDVKPTDWAFTALQSLVERYGCIAGYPDSTFRGSKSLARYEFAAGLNACLDKINEIISAGLADKVSKEDLATLQKLQEEFAAELATLRGRVDALDAKTAKLEAQQFSTTTKLSGLAFFNLTGATAGGDVIAERNPLTPSAFAPPTRVGGVPSRVTTQRPNITFGYYLFLNLTTSFTGKDALVTQLVTGNGNSPANNFVSAGYTNSWGTPFLDQTGVPTANVFNIRELFYSFPVSSNVNVAIGPRLNFYRYFDSNRFTNFLTGATSFNSNGSTLSNAVDRGSGAVVTWTINPQFRFTAAYLGENTEFLTAPNNNTSSDPQQGLFGGTNTLSAELVYSPSRDANIRLLYTRSNIKANGGRISGATAEPLPYGFADDGVGGAINNATADTIILNFDWLVTKGFGVFGRYSYGSTNISPINPAVQGGSVNVNSFQFGLAFPDLFKESALAVLSFVVPHSYSSGRNFLLSGGGDGATQYDLELSYYYPISKNIAIVPAFYAIFNPNSFSTNPTVFVGNLRTQFSF, from the coding sequence ATGTCTAAGGCTCTCAATAGTTCGCTTTCATGTCTAGCGATGTTTGTCGCGCTCTCTAATTTGTACGACGCACCCGCGAAGGCTGTACCAAAAGTTTCAGATAATTTATCTAAAGATTCATCAGCAAATTTATCGACGGCAAATTCATCAATCAATTTGTCTCCAAAGACTTCTTCATCGATTAGTAATTTAATTGATCGTCAAGAGAATGCTGTTAATCTACAGCCCAATCTGTCCACGGCTTCACCAGTTAGCAATTTTGCAGTCGATAAGCTCCCTGAGAATACTGAAGTTGCAGCAGTGACATCAGTTTCACAGCTATCTGATGTGAAACCAACTGATTGGGCTTTTACAGCTCTCCAATCCTTGGTAGAGCGCTATGGATGTATTGCAGGATATCCCGACAGTACTTTTCGCGGCAGTAAGTCTTTAGCAAGATATGAGTTTGCGGCTGGGCTGAATGCTTGTTTGGATAAAATCAATGAGATAATTTCCGCAGGATTAGCCGACAAGGTTTCCAAGGAAGATCTTGCGACTTTGCAGAAGCTCCAAGAAGAATTTGCTGCCGAATTAGCTACACTTCGTGGTCGCGTTGATGCGCTTGATGCGAAGACTGCAAAGCTCGAAGCACAACAGTTCTCAACTACGACGAAGCTCAGTGGACTTGCCTTCTTTAATCTTACTGGTGCTACTGCTGGTGGTGATGTTATTGCTGAGCGCAATCCATTAACGCCTTCAGCCTTTGCACCTCCAACTCGTGTTGGCGGAGTTCCTTCGCGCGTGACAACCCAACGACCTAACATTACATTTGGTTACTACCTGTTCTTAAACCTGACAACATCTTTCACAGGTAAAGATGCCTTGGTTACCCAACTGGTAACAGGTAATGGCAACTCCCCAGCTAATAACTTTGTATCTGCTGGCTATACCAACTCTTGGGGAACTCCATTTCTTGATCAGACAGGTGTACCAACTGCCAACGTATTCAATATCCGTGAGTTGTTCTATAGTTTCCCTGTCTCTAGTAACGTTAATGTCGCGATCGGACCTCGTTTGAATTTCTATCGCTATTTTGATAGCAACCGTTTTACTAACTTCTTGACAGGGGCGACTAGCTTTAACTCAAATGGAAGTACTCTATCAAATGCCGTCGATCGTGGTTCGGGTGCAGTTGTAACTTGGACGATCAATCCACAGTTCAGATTTACAGCAGCCTATTTAGGAGAAAATACAGAGTTTCTTACTGCTCCTAACAACAATACATCCAGCGATCCTCAACAAGGACTATTTGGTGGAACCAATACTCTCAGTGCTGAGTTAGTCTATTCACCAAGTCGTGATGCTAACATTCGTCTCTTGTATACCCGCTCCAATATTAAAGCTAATGGAGGTCGCATCAGTGGTGCAACGGCTGAACCTTTGCCCTATGGGTTCGCGGATGATGGTGTGGGTGGTGCAATTAACAATGCTACTGCTGATACAATTATCTTGAACTTTGATTGGTTGGTTACCAAAGGATTTGGGGTATTTGGTCGCTACTCATATGGTAGTACCAATATTTCGCCGATCAATCCTGCTGTTCAAGGTGGTAGCGTTAATGTTAATTCATTTCAATTTGGCTTAGCATTCCCCGATTTGTTTAAGGAAAGTGCTTTGGCTGTGCTTTCTTTTGTTGTACCCCATAGCTATAGCAGTGGACGCAATTTCTTGCTCTCTGGTGGTGGTGATGGCGCTACTCAATACGATTTAGAACTTTCTTACTATTATCCAATCAGTAAAAATATTGCGATCGTTCCTGCGTTCTACGCCATTTTCAATCCCAATAGTTTCTCAACTAACCCAACTGTATTTGTAGGTAATCTACGCACTCAGTTTAGTTTCTAA
- the uraH gene encoding hydroxyisourate hydrolase, with the protein MSGKLSTHVLDTVHGCPARNMQIELWAIADDGQKNLLKTLYTNQDGRTDDLLLNETEIKVGIYEICFYVDDYFTNCGTSLPQPNFLNTVPVRFGIANESDRYHVPLLVSPWAYSTYRGS; encoded by the coding sequence ATGTCTGGGAAACTCTCAACTCACGTCCTTGATACAGTGCATGGATGCCCTGCTAGAAATATGCAAATTGAACTATGGGCGATCGCAGATGATGGACAAAAAAACTTACTCAAAACCCTATACACAAACCAAGATGGTAGGACAGATGATCTGTTACTGAATGAAACAGAGATCAAAGTAGGCATCTACGAAATTTGTTTTTATGTCGATGACTATTTTACAAATTGTGGAACATCTTTACCCCAACCAAATTTTTTAAATACTGTTCCTGTGCGCTTTGGTATTGCTAATGAGAGCGATCGCTACCACGTTCCTTTACTAGTATCACCTTGGGCTTACAGCACCTATCGCGGCAGTTAA